One window of the Synechococcus sp. CC9311 genome contains the following:
- a CDS encoding sigma-70 family RNA polymerase sigma factor — translation MNKTHALRNQRIERHLKLVDPIAGHYAKRSGLDRDDLKQVGMLGLLRAAEGYEQGQEKPFEVYARPHIRGAILHYLRDSVGLVRLPRRLQEQAQNTIKNSTAEPQRRQAMSAELELNVHAYRCRQTWEPLDEGRVAADVPGWQPLLRQERAKRIWKAINRLAPSEKRALNEVVLEGASLRGAGTKLGVSAMTMQRRLKRALAQLRQELADQDSSLWSR, via the coding sequence ATGAACAAAACCCACGCACTCAGAAATCAACGGATCGAGCGTCATCTGAAACTTGTTGATCCAATTGCTGGCCATTACGCCAAGCGATCAGGACTAGATCGAGATGATCTCAAACAGGTGGGAATGCTTGGGTTGTTACGTGCTGCGGAGGGCTATGAGCAAGGCCAAGAGAAACCATTTGAGGTGTATGCAAGGCCCCATATCAGAGGAGCAATCCTTCATTACCTCAGGGACAGTGTGGGACTAGTCAGACTTCCCAGACGACTCCAAGAACAAGCTCAGAACACGATTAAAAACAGCACTGCAGAACCACAACGAAGACAGGCGATGTCTGCTGAGCTGGAGCTGAACGTGCATGCCTATCGTTGCCGACAGACATGGGAACCTCTAGACGAGGGAAGGGTTGCAGCAGACGTACCTGGATGGCAACCACTGTTGAGGCAGGAGCGGGCCAAACGGATCTGGAAAGCAATCAACCGATTAGCGCCTTCAGAGAAGAGGGCGCTAAATGAAGTGGTTCTGGAAGGTGCCAGCCTGCGTGGAGCTGGAACAAAGCTGGGAGTTAGCGCGATGACAATGCAGCGGAGGCTGAAGCGCGCCCTAGCCCAGTTGCGACAAGAGCTTGCCGATCAGGATTCGTCGCTGTGGTCCCGCTGA
- a CDS encoding allophycocyanin subunit alpha-B: protein MSVVRDLILKADDDLRYPSSGELRSMVDFLSQGSIRLSVVRSLTENEKKIIDESAKQLFSRKPEYVAPGGNAFGQKQRAQCLRDYSWYLRLVTYGVLAGSTELIEQIGLVGAREMYNSLGVPMPGMVEAMRCMRDASLSLLSEDQQALAAPYFEYLIQGMQTPT, encoded by the coding sequence ATGAGCGTTGTTCGGGATCTGATTCTCAAAGCAGATGACGATCTGCGTTACCCAAGCAGCGGTGAACTGCGATCAATGGTTGATTTCCTCAGCCAGGGTTCAATTCGTTTATCTGTTGTTCGAAGTCTCACTGAGAACGAGAAGAAGATCATCGATGAATCAGCAAAACAGCTGTTTAGTCGTAAACCTGAATACGTTGCGCCGGGAGGCAACGCCTTCGGTCAGAAGCAACGTGCCCAGTGCCTCCGTGACTACAGCTGGTATCTGCGCCTTGTGACCTACGGAGTTCTTGCAGGGAGCACTGAGCTCATCGAACAGATTGGTCTTGTGGGCGCCCGTGAGATGTACAACAGTCTTGGTGTGCCGATGCCTGGCATGGTGGAAGCCATGCGCTGTATGAGAGATGCTTCCTTGTCACTACTTTCCGAAGACCAGCAAGCACTCGCAGCTCCTTATTTCGAGTACCTGATTCAAGGGATGCAGACCCCGACCTAA
- the rpmG gene encoding 50S ribosomal protein L33, with protein sequence MAKNKGVRIVITLECTECRSASASEKRSPGVSRYTTEKNRRNTTERLEIMKFCPQLNKMTLHKEIK encoded by the coding sequence ATGGCTAAAAACAAGGGCGTCCGGATCGTGATCACTCTCGAGTGCACTGAATGCCGGTCCGCCTCCGCCTCTGAAAAGCGTTCTCCCGGCGTGTCCAGGTACACGACGGAGAAGAACCGACGGAACACCACTGAGCGACTGGAGATCATGAAATTCTGTCCCCAGCTCAACAAAATGACTCTCCACAAGGAAATCAAGTGA
- a CDS encoding ribonuclease catalytic domain-containing protein, translating to MHASLHCCPSSILKADPLASPSLQPGDLVGVQESKGNYLAVVESLQGSKARLKLGFDRKPVVLPQRQLDLICPLPSGAELPDGLGASPWNLKAEQVNPDCLDRRSWGSAWVLLLETDETVEIDFFSDLVCGGTSPSQLALCWLALMGPQLWFRYKQNQIKARSAAELKPLRRQHRLKVLEQQKEQRWKQLLSTRKQVDLASLPQSLCDRFEQLKDLVSGSIEFAQLDRPIQQSLMGLRLDQDRAELRLLLVDLGLWDPHQLASMAGTTWSSGFSPALLEEAERLVELNASECPGDSERIDLCHQRCVTIDDEDTRDIDDGIALERREDGSQRLWIHIADPGRLIESDSALDLEARRRGSSLYLAKGNLPMFPESLSTGPFSLRARTRTAAWSIWAELTSEGELGDHGIHRSWVQPTYRLSYDDADELIELAPPEDTDLAELDALLSRRRDFRVRNGALLMDLPEGRIRCRDGQPSLEVSEPGRARQMVAEAMILAGAVVARFAEVHDLALPFRSQLPADLPPSSELEALPDGAVRFAAIKRCLSRGLMGTQPAAHFSLGLASYAQATSPIRRYGDLVVQRQLQAQLSGEDPLDRDVLQTLISDFDAAVREGIGISREDQRHWQQVWFETHRKQEWAAQFLRWLRPQDQLGLVRIDDLAMDVAAECPRDAEPGESMLVRVHHVDSVRDQLRLVASAH from the coding sequence GTGCACGCATCGTTGCATTGCTGCCCTTCGTCAATCCTGAAGGCTGATCCACTGGCTTCACCCTCTCTCCAACCAGGAGATCTTGTCGGCGTCCAAGAGTCGAAGGGGAATTATCTGGCTGTCGTCGAATCTCTTCAAGGCAGCAAAGCGCGCTTGAAACTCGGGTTCGATCGCAAGCCCGTTGTTTTGCCCCAGCGGCAATTGGATCTTATTTGCCCCCTGCCATCCGGAGCTGAGCTTCCCGATGGACTGGGGGCTTCTCCATGGAACCTGAAAGCCGAACAAGTCAATCCTGACTGTCTCGACCGTCGCAGCTGGGGCTCAGCATGGGTCTTGCTTTTAGAGACTGATGAGACCGTTGAGATTGACTTTTTCAGCGATCTGGTTTGCGGAGGAACCAGTCCAAGCCAATTAGCGCTCTGTTGGCTGGCCTTGATGGGCCCGCAACTGTGGTTCCGTTACAAGCAAAATCAGATCAAGGCGCGCTCAGCGGCAGAACTCAAACCGTTGCGCCGACAACACCGGCTCAAAGTTCTTGAACAGCAAAAGGAACAACGCTGGAAACAGCTGTTGAGCACCCGCAAACAGGTGGACCTGGCAAGTCTCCCCCAATCCCTATGCGACAGGTTCGAGCAGCTCAAGGACTTGGTTTCAGGTTCCATCGAATTCGCACAACTTGACCGGCCTATTCAGCAGAGCCTGATGGGTCTACGTCTTGATCAAGACAGAGCTGAGCTTCGACTTCTCTTGGTGGATCTCGGCCTTTGGGACCCTCATCAACTGGCATCGATGGCCGGCACAACCTGGTCATCAGGTTTCAGCCCAGCTTTACTCGAAGAGGCTGAACGGTTGGTGGAGCTCAATGCAAGCGAATGCCCTGGTGACTCCGAGCGCATCGATCTTTGCCATCAACGCTGCGTCACGATCGATGATGAAGACACGCGAGATATTGATGACGGGATAGCGCTGGAACGTCGCGAGGATGGCTCGCAAAGACTATGGATACACATCGCTGACCCCGGTCGGCTGATCGAGTCAGACTCAGCCCTCGATCTGGAAGCGAGGCGTCGCGGTAGCAGCCTTTATTTGGCGAAAGGCAATCTGCCGATGTTTCCAGAATCCCTATCCACGGGGCCTTTCAGTTTGCGAGCACGGACTCGAACAGCTGCCTGGAGCATCTGGGCCGAACTGACCAGCGAAGGCGAGCTCGGAGATCACGGAATCCATCGCAGCTGGGTCCAACCCACTTATCGACTCAGTTACGACGATGCCGATGAGTTGATCGAATTGGCACCCCCAGAAGACACCGACTTGGCGGAGTTAGATGCGCTCTTAAGCCGAAGGCGAGACTTCCGAGTCCGCAATGGAGCCCTGCTCATGGATCTGCCAGAAGGCCGGATCCGTTGTCGAGATGGTCAACCGTCTCTCGAGGTCAGTGAACCTGGTCGAGCAAGGCAGATGGTGGCCGAAGCCATGATTTTGGCTGGTGCAGTGGTGGCTCGTTTTGCGGAAGTGCATGACCTGGCCTTACCGTTCCGCAGCCAGCTTCCAGCTGACCTCCCCCCCAGTTCCGAATTGGAGGCACTCCCAGATGGGGCCGTTCGATTCGCCGCCATCAAGCGCTGTCTCAGTCGCGGACTGATGGGAACGCAACCTGCCGCCCACTTCAGTTTGGGACTTGCCTCCTACGCCCAAGCCACCTCCCCCATTCGCCGCTATGGCGATCTTGTTGTACAGAGGCAACTGCAAGCACAACTCAGTGGAGAAGATCCGCTTGATCGCGATGTCCTTCAAACCCTGATCAGTGATTTCGATGCAGCGGTACGTGAAGGCATTGGTATTTCCAGAGAAGACCAACGGCACTGGCAGCAGGTTTGGTTTGAAACCCATCGCAAGCAGGAGTGGGCTGCTCAGTTCTTGCGCTGGTTGCGCCCTCAGGATCAGCTGGGACTCGTGCGAATTGACGACCTAGCCATGGATGTGGCGGCTGAATGCCCAAGAGATGCAGAACCAGGGGAAAGCATGCTCGTGAGGGTGCATCATGTTGACTCGGTGCGTGATCAACTCAGACTGGTGGCCTCAGCCCACTAA
- a CDS encoding DUF3370 family protein, which produces MERAHAYVPLMAGQRARALNGTFNNVPVLHSNQPEIVKGPGILVNTAPGSATAAENNQPIKNAEFTFNGEFGLHMHHKYYPQDSSKLGGRRARGLLTVAAIAINPGNKPVTLKFKRGSVKNSFEAPYHPNRLMGVKPLGRRPWNTGPGDATAVQMLRGELDRKLPPEITIPARSRKVIVSSVLPARGIMNGLLRGRSDGPFQLAVIAAEETNQEQELISVLDSKRLAPGRIYLNRLNEIRTGKVFSRVAGVALGDQYKASINHDLSQGALHIPLTSTRKHHFGTRDIQVNQLSTRMIDSALNNVGTYGVRFDVEMNLSGVGAHELVLSHPVASGRKPFTAFRGSIGIKTSEGYREVHVGMKSGQSLPLGQITAKANSVNPVTVSLVYPADATPGHLLSVVPVTQLAMLRRREEMLEAARKAEAAAKKRKVVPSTPPPAINSQPKSRQAKENKPTQIIRSPQPQATPRTYPKPAPKIPPPTLAAPSSGANQLPSAMIMPQRVNDSLEQRYRDAIKAQQDWLRRLQGQ; this is translated from the coding sequence ATGGAGCGTGCGCACGCCTATGTGCCACTGATGGCAGGACAAAGGGCTCGTGCTCTCAATGGCACCTTTAATAACGTTCCAGTCCTGCATTCCAATCAACCCGAAATTGTTAAAGGACCTGGAATCCTCGTCAACACAGCACCAGGGTCTGCGACTGCCGCAGAAAACAACCAACCAATAAAAAATGCTGAATTTACTTTTAATGGCGAATTTGGATTGCATATGCACCATAAATACTATCCACAAGACAGCAGTAAATTAGGTGGACGGCGAGCAAGAGGCTTATTAACGGTTGCTGCAATAGCTATTAACCCAGGAAATAAACCCGTTACCCTTAAGTTTAAAAGAGGCTCTGTTAAAAACAGTTTTGAGGCTCCTTATCACCCCAACCGTTTAATGGGGGTTAAGCCCCTCGGCCGCCGCCCTTGGAATACAGGTCCTGGTGACGCTACAGCTGTACAAATGCTGCGAGGAGAACTCGATCGCAAGCTCCCTCCTGAGATAACGATCCCGGCTCGAAGTCGTAAAGTGATTGTGAGTTCTGTTCTTCCTGCCAGAGGAATTATGAATGGGCTGCTTAGGGGTCGCAGTGACGGACCTTTCCAATTAGCTGTAATTGCAGCAGAAGAAACCAACCAAGAGCAAGAACTAATCTCCGTTCTTGACAGCAAGAGGCTGGCCCCAGGTCGTATTTATTTAAACCGTCTCAATGAGATTCGTACCGGCAAAGTCTTTTCGAGAGTTGCTGGTGTAGCCCTTGGCGATCAGTACAAGGCCTCGATTAATCACGATCTCTCGCAGGGGGCTCTGCACATTCCACTAACAAGCACTCGCAAGCATCATTTTGGAACCAGAGATATACAGGTCAATCAATTATCAACACGAATGATTGATTCTGCACTCAATAATGTGGGCACCTATGGCGTTCGATTTGATGTTGAGATGAATCTCTCAGGAGTTGGTGCTCACGAATTAGTTTTAAGCCATCCAGTGGCGTCAGGTCGAAAACCTTTCACTGCGTTTCGAGGATCAATCGGAATTAAAACTTCCGAAGGCTATCGAGAGGTTCATGTTGGGATGAAATCAGGGCAGAGTCTGCCCCTTGGACAAATCACCGCTAAGGCAAACTCTGTCAATCCAGTTACGGTAAGCCTTGTTTATCCAGCGGATGCAACACCAGGTCATCTCTTAAGCGTGGTTCCAGTAACCCAGCTCGCCATGCTTCGCCGACGTGAAGAGATGCTGGAAGCGGCAAGAAAAGCTGAAGCAGCGGCTAAAAAGCGCAAAGTTGTTCCTTCAACGCCACCACCGGCGATCAATTCACAACCAAAATCCCGTCAGGCCAAAGAGAACAAGCCAACGCAGATCATTAGATCTCCCCAACCTCAAGCCACACCTCGGACTTATCCCAAACCAGCCCCAAAGATTCCGCCTCCAACGCTTGCCGCACCATCAAGTGGTGCCAATCAGTTGCCGTCAGCAATGATCATGCCTCAGCGTGTGAATGACTCGTTGGAGCAACGCTATCGCGATGCAATCAAGGCTCAACAGGATTGGTTGCGCCGACTACAAGGTCAATAG
- the rlmD gene encoding 23S rRNA (uracil(1939)-C(5))-methyltransferase RlmD has translation MAQSLSDPPVAGQIITVLGTDLNHQGLGLARWQGWVVIVPQLLPGEEAQVQLLQRKKSQWFARHLKTLVAAPGARKPPCILAKDCGGCSLQHLEESIQAEWKRSRLEQTLKRIGGINIQSPAPINNDLEHLGYRNRALIPLLRKEDQMRLGYYRRGSHRIVNLSRCPVLDPRIDALIKPLKQDLEGSGWPADADLHGELGLRHLGLRVGVRTGELLITLVSATAELNGMKDLAVEWMNRWPAVTGVTLNLQPRRSNTILGAITHTLAGRDCISERFCNLQLLLGTTTFFQINTDRAEQIVMVLRNWLLQRGDCKRLIDAYCGIGTISLPVAAAGIGVVGLEINPASVQQARQNAALNGLTDAKFEAGDVASLLSDYLPDHDALVVDPPRKGLASDVLDAILNCPPKRLAYLSCDSATLARDLKRLVSDNGPYAIDRIQPVDFFPQTTHLECLVLMERVNCEVQP, from the coding sequence ATGGCCCAGTCCTTGAGCGACCCACCAGTAGCTGGTCAAATCATCACAGTTTTGGGGACCGATCTCAATCACCAGGGCCTCGGCCTGGCTCGCTGGCAGGGCTGGGTTGTGATTGTTCCCCAGTTGCTTCCGGGTGAGGAGGCCCAGGTGCAATTGCTACAACGCAAGAAGTCGCAATGGTTTGCACGCCATCTCAAAACGCTCGTTGCCGCTCCAGGCGCAAGGAAGCCTCCCTGCATCCTTGCCAAAGACTGTGGAGGCTGTTCTCTTCAACACCTCGAGGAGAGCATCCAGGCGGAATGGAAGCGCAGCCGTCTTGAACAGACCCTGAAACGAATCGGTGGGATCAACATCCAGTCGCCTGCCCCGATCAACAACGATCTTGAACACTTGGGCTACCGCAATCGAGCTCTGATTCCACTGCTGCGAAAAGAGGATCAGATGCGTTTGGGGTACTACCGGCGCGGAAGCCATCGCATCGTGAACCTCAGTCGTTGTCCTGTCTTGGACCCACGCATCGATGCACTCATCAAACCCCTAAAACAAGACCTTGAAGGCAGCGGGTGGCCAGCTGATGCTGACTTGCATGGCGAACTCGGTCTTCGTCATCTTGGTTTACGCGTGGGTGTGCGAACCGGAGAACTGCTGATCACGTTGGTCAGTGCAACAGCCGAACTCAACGGTATGAAAGACCTGGCAGTGGAGTGGATGAACCGATGGCCTGCCGTAACCGGTGTGACCTTGAATCTGCAACCACGCCGTAGCAATACCATCCTCGGTGCGATCACCCATACCCTCGCTGGTCGGGATTGCATCAGCGAACGCTTTTGCAATCTTCAACTCCTTCTTGGAACTACCACCTTCTTTCAAATCAACACCGATCGTGCCGAGCAGATCGTGATGGTTTTGCGCAATTGGCTTCTCCAGCGTGGGGACTGCAAACGCTTAATTGATGCCTATTGCGGAATCGGAACGATCAGCTTGCCAGTTGCTGCAGCTGGAATTGGCGTGGTTGGTCTGGAGATAAATCCCGCCTCTGTTCAACAGGCACGACAAAATGCGGCCTTGAATGGACTCACTGATGCCAAGTTTGAAGCCGGTGATGTGGCCTCGCTGCTGAGTGATTACCTTCCAGATCACGATGCTCTTGTGGTGGATCCACCGCGAAAAGGATTGGCATCAGATGTGCTTGACGCCATTTTGAATTGCCCGCCCAAGAGGCTGGCCTACTTGAGTTGTGACTCGGCAACCTTGGCAAGGGACCTCAAGCGACTGGTCTCAGATAACGGTCCCTACGCCATAGATCGCATTCAACCTGTGGACTTTTTTCCCCAAACAACGCATCTGGAATGTCTTGTCCTCATGGAGCGCGTCAACTGCGAAGTTCAACCTTGA
- the pheT gene encoding phenylalanine--tRNA ligase subunit beta, translating into MRVSLSWLQDLVQVTEAADQLGERLSMAGFEVEEIDDLSRLAQGVVVGHVLKRDKHPNADKLSVCVVDIGAEETVQIVCGASNVRAGIHVPVATIGAVLPAVNLTIKAGELRGVASQGMICSLAELGQATDVDGIAVLDDLLESLPAPGTAVASCLGLDDTVLDLAITANRPDGLSMTGIAREVAALTGAPLHLPQPVAPQSVTDLNPSEEHAAAMKEGGVYALTEVSGLDGGQVAPSWVQQRLLRAGVKPVNAIVDITNLVMLEQGQPLHAFDLDALERLCGSDLTPSDFGLRQGRAKESFTGLDGRTIELDERVQLVTCRDRPVAIAGVIGSAESGVTETTRKILLESALFTPASIRSSSRATGLRTDASSRYEKGLPRQITLPAAGRALELMEQLLGGMAGLSWQCCSDEGPEPLVTLRRHALHQLLGPLVAEDGEATDVSDQQVEECLSALGCHLNSSEEGWTVLVPPSRRMDLLREVDLIEEVARLVGFDSFGAHLPDPLAPGGLTDRQQAERRLRRRLCSAGLQEITCLSLTGADADDPNRIPISNPLLAETSHLRTALWQEHLQICQRNLQASQPGCWVFEIGHVFHPLDREIVQSARLGGVICGERRVSRWATSGKALVPDYFMARGALATVFNSLGLETQDRPLADDPRLHPGRAAAVVVEGRTLGCFGQLHPMLCAQYELPDATYLFDLDLQRLLEAVTRRNRWVPSFKAFSTLPAMERDLAMLVPKTLPSADLMQAIRKAGKPLLESVELIDRFEGGQLPDDQCSQAFRLRYRGKDSTLTDEQLQPVQDKVRQALVKQFKVELRS; encoded by the coding sequence GTGCGGGTCTCCCTTTCCTGGTTGCAGGATCTCGTCCAGGTAACTGAAGCCGCTGATCAACTAGGCGAACGCCTTTCAATGGCTGGATTTGAGGTGGAGGAGATCGACGATTTGAGTCGATTGGCTCAAGGTGTTGTGGTCGGCCATGTTTTGAAGCGCGACAAACATCCCAATGCCGACAAACTCAGTGTCTGTGTTGTGGACATTGGGGCGGAAGAGACGGTTCAGATCGTTTGTGGTGCGAGCAACGTGAGGGCAGGAATTCATGTTCCTGTCGCCACCATTGGCGCTGTTCTTCCTGCGGTGAATCTCACGATTAAGGCTGGTGAGCTGCGTGGGGTTGCGAGCCAGGGAATGATTTGTTCGCTCGCTGAATTAGGGCAAGCCACGGATGTTGACGGTATTGCTGTCTTGGACGATCTGCTGGAAAGCCTGCCTGCACCGGGTACGGCAGTGGCGTCGTGCCTCGGTTTGGATGACACCGTTTTGGATTTGGCGATCACGGCAAATCGGCCTGATGGTCTGTCGATGACAGGAATTGCAAGGGAAGTGGCGGCACTGACAGGAGCACCACTGCATTTGCCTCAGCCGGTAGCTCCACAGTCAGTGACTGATTTGAACCCTTCTGAAGAACACGCTGCCGCAATGAAGGAGGGCGGTGTGTACGCCTTAACCGAAGTTAGCGGTCTCGATGGTGGACAAGTTGCTCCCTCCTGGGTCCAACAGAGACTTCTCCGCGCTGGTGTGAAACCTGTTAACGCAATTGTGGACATCACCAATTTGGTGATGTTGGAACAAGGTCAACCCCTTCATGCTTTCGACCTTGATGCTTTGGAACGGCTATGTGGCAGCGACCTGACGCCTTCTGATTTTGGCCTTAGGCAAGGTCGGGCAAAGGAGTCCTTCACAGGGTTAGACGGCCGCACCATCGAACTTGATGAACGCGTCCAGTTGGTGACTTGTCGCGATCGGCCGGTTGCAATTGCGGGAGTGATCGGCAGTGCTGAGAGTGGAGTAACGGAAACGACTCGCAAGATTTTGCTGGAATCAGCCTTGTTCACTCCTGCCTCGATCCGTAGCAGTAGTCGTGCAACAGGACTGCGCACAGATGCAAGTTCTCGTTACGAGAAGGGTTTACCGCGTCAGATCACCTTGCCTGCAGCGGGTCGTGCGCTTGAACTCATGGAACAACTTCTAGGAGGGATGGCAGGCCTTAGTTGGCAGTGCTGTTCCGATGAAGGCCCAGAACCTTTGGTGACCTTGCGTCGTCACGCTCTTCATCAACTTCTTGGTCCATTGGTTGCTGAAGACGGTGAAGCAACCGATGTAAGTGACCAACAGGTGGAGGAGTGTCTTTCAGCACTGGGCTGCCACCTCAACTCTTCTGAGGAAGGTTGGACGGTGTTGGTGCCCCCCTCCCGTCGGATGGATCTTCTTCGGGAGGTGGATCTGATCGAGGAGGTGGCGCGTCTTGTGGGTTTCGACTCTTTTGGTGCTCACTTGCCTGACCCACTGGCTCCAGGAGGGCTTACCGATAGGCAGCAGGCGGAGCGTCGGTTACGTCGTCGCCTTTGTAGTGCTGGGCTTCAAGAGATCACTTGCTTATCGCTTACCGGTGCAGACGCAGATGATCCCAATCGGATTCCCATCAGTAATCCACTGTTGGCGGAAACCAGCCATCTCAGAACCGCTCTATGGCAAGAGCATCTTCAGATCTGCCAACGCAACCTTCAGGCCTCCCAGCCCGGTTGTTGGGTGTTTGAAATTGGCCATGTTTTTCATCCTCTGGACCGAGAGATTGTGCAGTCAGCACGTCTTGGCGGAGTGATTTGCGGAGAACGGCGTGTTTCACGCTGGGCCACCAGCGGCAAGGCACTCGTGCCTGATTACTTCATGGCTCGCGGAGCACTCGCCACAGTCTTCAATTCCTTAGGACTTGAGACCCAGGACCGACCCTTGGCGGACGACCCGCGTCTTCATCCCGGACGGGCTGCAGCCGTGGTGGTGGAGGGCCGAACCCTTGGTTGCTTTGGTCAGCTCCATCCCATGTTGTGTGCTCAGTACGAGCTCCCCGATGCCACCTATCTGTTTGATCTAGATCTTCAACGACTCCTGGAAGCGGTGACACGTCGCAACCGCTGGGTGCCTTCCTTCAAAGCCTTCTCCACACTTCCAGCAATGGAGAGAGATCTCGCGATGCTTGTACCGAAGACACTGCCATCTGCTGACTTAATGCAGGCCATTCGTAAGGCTGGAAAGCCACTTCTAGAAAGTGTTGAGTTGATCGATCGTTTTGAAGGAGGTCAACTCCCTGATGATCAATGCAGCCAAGCCTTCAGGCTTCGGTATCGCGGCAAGGACAGTACGCTTACTGATGAACAACTTCAGCCAGTGCAAGACAAGGTTCGACAGGCTTTGGTTAAACAATTCAAGGTTGAACTTCGCAGTTGA
- a CDS encoding molecular chaperone DnaJ, with amino-acid sequence MGRRITLELPDHLVDRLDELKKEWCIRSRGDCLTRLLEEIWPDETNLETVVNDLLENGAIEDPAVFSVSSSPDASGTTPDQQPTKPSYDEDRAIVLVRRSQDPKEQDTASLFNNETSQPRESNTKSRGIDLPGFVRSRTQAIRTSLQQPQVPEERPDSPFVPVVSYDHLIACCAKAIDHWTNLYGSMPGATVLEAVMLWMARDIWPQLDGSEGRTFTWSQVNQSMQDVCADWSVQSPKFEHVIVAAAVLEDPFAAGSLEDRIPTLIRRFVNRFKRSRRVTSFETLESTMTLHGALRLLDLPTQAGASLTLRTIRDAYKRKAIEAHPDAGGSTDGMRRLNEAYQMLRELYRDKAPQQS; translated from the coding sequence ATGGGGCGTCGGATCACACTTGAACTTCCTGATCATCTCGTTGATCGCCTCGACGAGCTGAAGAAAGAGTGGTGCATCAGATCTAGAGGCGATTGCTTAACGCGGCTGCTGGAAGAGATCTGGCCTGATGAGACAAATCTCGAGACTGTGGTCAATGATCTACTCGAGAACGGAGCCATCGAGGATCCAGCGGTCTTTTCAGTCTCAAGCTCGCCTGATGCCAGCGGAACCACTCCAGACCAGCAACCCACGAAACCTTCTTACGACGAAGACCGGGCCATCGTTTTAGTGCGCAGAAGTCAGGACCCTAAGGAGCAAGACACAGCTTCGCTCTTCAACAATGAGACCAGTCAGCCGAGAGAAAGCAACACGAAAAGTCGAGGCATTGACCTACCAGGATTTGTTCGAAGCCGAACACAAGCGATCCGAACCAGCCTCCAACAACCTCAAGTACCAGAAGAACGGCCTGACAGTCCCTTTGTACCAGTGGTCAGTTATGACCATCTCATCGCTTGCTGCGCTAAAGCCATTGATCATTGGACTAATCTCTATGGATCAATGCCAGGAGCAACCGTTCTTGAAGCAGTGATGCTCTGGATGGCCAGAGATATTTGGCCCCAATTAGATGGAAGCGAAGGGCGCACCTTCACCTGGAGTCAGGTGAACCAGTCAATGCAGGATGTCTGCGCGGATTGGTCAGTGCAGTCTCCAAAATTTGAACATGTGATTGTCGCGGCTGCGGTTCTCGAAGATCCATTTGCCGCAGGCAGCTTGGAAGATCGCATTCCAACCTTGATACGCCGCTTTGTGAACCGCTTCAAACGAAGCAGGCGAGTGACGTCATTTGAAACCTTGGAATCCACCATGACCCTGCATGGTGCTCTGCGTTTGTTAGATCTGCCCACACAGGCTGGAGCATCACTCACCCTGCGTACCATCCGAGACGCCTACAAAAGAAAGGCGATCGAAGCCCATCCAGATGCAGGTGGCTCTACGGACGGAATGAGGCGACTCAACGAGGCCTACCAAATGCTGCGCGAGCTTTACAGAGACAAAGCGCCTCAACAGTCTTAA
- the rpsR gene encoding 30S ribosomal protein S18: MSSSFFKKRLSPIKPGDPIDYKDVDLLKKFITERGKILPRRLTGLTAKQQRDLTNAVKRARIVALLPFVNPEG, translated from the coding sequence ATGTCTAGTTCCTTCTTTAAGAAGCGTCTTTCTCCAATCAAACCTGGAGATCCCATTGACTACAAAGATGTGGATCTGCTGAAGAAATTCATCACCGAGCGAGGAAAGATTCTTCCCCGTCGTCTCACCGGGCTGACTGCGAAGCAGCAGCGCGACCTGACGAATGCGGTGAAGCGTGCACGCATCGTTGCATTGCTGCCCTTCGTCAATCCTGAAGGCTGA